From Chryseobacterium sp. H1D6B, a single genomic window includes:
- the yidC gene encoding membrane protein insertase YidC translates to MQQNNGLDKKQMISFAVLCLVLFGFMFYFQNKQQKEEQVKAQQQKTEQVKSAVKQTQATNINPNVTPNAIQVSNLANNELKLEFSSLGGQVSKVELVKYKAYDRKSDKADLPLYLINKNNSNYGFQFKDKTGKVINTKDLVFSPTVNGNAVTLAANYNGAVIQFIYTLLPNYTLDFKVRTQGLSKITSDTKADFIWDYSVRNLEKGRAQEQTHSEFSYAFNNYKSYDYDGRTTMDEEKETLNWIGVKQQFFSSVIEAKTGFTHSKGNQESIEEGEYLKKLNYEGFVQMTGSELNQDFTWYFMPLDLKLLKSYDKNFDEILPLGWSFIGWMNRFFFMPMYNFIASWGITAGWVIFLMTIIVKLILSPIMYKQHKLSAMMKVIRPEIDEANAKFKDADPMKKQQATMEIYRKAGVNQMAGCLPALVQIPIFYALFRFFPNFIDLRGKGFWFAKDLTAYDDLIKLPFKVPFLGDHLSVFALACTIVILIYTIMTSGNIQQPQQEGMPNMKVLMYIFPVTFLFFLNTSASGLSWYYFVSNAINILIILVIKYWILDEKKIHAQIQANKEKPKTEGKFQKRMREMMEKAQDQQKVQEQQKKKK, encoded by the coding sequence ATGCAACAGAACAACGGACTCGATAAAAAGCAAATGATTAGTTTTGCCGTTTTATGTTTGGTTCTCTTCGGGTTTATGTTTTATTTCCAAAATAAACAACAGAAAGAGGAGCAGGTAAAAGCGCAGCAACAAAAAACTGAACAGGTTAAAAGTGCTGTAAAACAAACTCAGGCAACCAATATCAATCCAAATGTAACTCCAAATGCTATCCAAGTTTCTAACTTAGCAAACAATGAATTGAAATTGGAATTTTCTAGTTTAGGAGGGCAGGTTTCTAAAGTGGAGCTTGTTAAATACAAAGCATATGATCGCAAAAGCGACAAAGCAGATTTGCCGCTCTATTTAATTAATAAAAACAATTCAAACTACGGTTTCCAGTTTAAAGATAAAACGGGTAAAGTAATTAATACTAAAGATCTTGTTTTCTCTCCAACTGTTAACGGAAATGCAGTAACACTTGCCGCTAACTATAACGGAGCTGTTATTCAGTTTATTTATACCCTACTTCCAAATTATACCTTAGATTTTAAAGTAAGAACTCAAGGGCTGTCTAAAATTACTTCAGATACAAAAGCTGATTTTATCTGGGATTACAGCGTAAGAAACTTAGAAAAAGGCCGCGCTCAGGAGCAGACCCACTCAGAATTCTCTTATGCGTTCAACAATTATAAATCTTATGATTATGATGGAAGAACAACGATGGATGAAGAAAAGGAAACACTGAACTGGATTGGGGTAAAGCAACAGTTTTTCTCTTCAGTAATTGAAGCTAAAACCGGATTTACCCACAGTAAAGGAAACCAAGAATCTATTGAAGAAGGAGAATATTTAAAGAAACTGAATTACGAAGGTTTTGTTCAAATGACGGGAAGTGAATTGAATCAGGATTTTACTTGGTACTTTATGCCGTTAGATCTGAAATTATTAAAATCTTACGATAAAAACTTTGACGAGATCTTGCCATTAGGATGGTCATTCATTGGATGGATGAACAGATTCTTCTTCATGCCGATGTATAATTTTATTGCATCTTGGGGAATTACAGCAGGATGGGTAATCTTCTTAATGACGATCATTGTAAAATTAATATTATCGCCGATTATGTATAAGCAGCATAAATTAAGTGCGATGATGAAAGTGATCCGTCCGGAAATAGATGAAGCGAATGCTAAGTTTAAGGATGCAGATCCAATGAAAAAGCAGCAGGCTACAATGGAAATCTACCGAAAAGCCGGGGTGAATCAAATGGCAGGCTGTCTGCCGGCATTGGTACAGATTCCGATTTTCTATGCCTTATTCCGATTCTTCCCGAACTTTATAGATTTAAGAGGAAAAGGGTTTTGGTTTGCAAAAGACTTAACAGCTTATGATGATTTGATTAAACTACCATTTAAAGTTCCTTTCTTAGGAGATCATTTAAGTGTTTTTGCACTGGCGTGTACTATTGTGATTTTGATTTATACCATTATGACTTCTGGAAACATCCAGCAGCCTCAGCAGGAAGGTATGCCGAATATGAAAGTATTGATGTACATTTTCCCAGTTACATTCCTATTCTTCTTGAATACCTCAGCATCTGGTCTTTCTTGGTATTATTTTGTATCGAATGCGATTAACATTTTAATTATCCTAGTTATTAAATACTGGATTTTGGATGAAAAGAAAATTCATGCACAGATTCAGGCTAACAAAGAAAAGCCTAAGACTGAAGGTAAGTTTCAGAAAAGAATGAGAGAAATGATGGAGAAAGCTCAGGATCAACAAAAAGTACAGGAGCAGCAAAAAAAGAAGAAATAA
- a CDS encoding CTP synthase, protein MSKKNTKYIFVTGGVTSSLGKGIVSASLGLLLKSRGFNVTIQKLDPYINIDPGTLNPYEHGECYVTEDGAETDLDLGHYERYLDAPTSQNNNVTTGKIYQTVIEKERKGDFLGKTVQVIPHITNEIKRRIKILSKQNYDIIITEIGGTVGDIESLPYIETVRQLKWELGENNSMVIHLTLLPYLASSGELKTKPSQHSVRQLMESGIMADVLVCRTEHKIPKEQRSKLAQFCNVALENVIECKDLDTIYEVPIYLQKQNFDDVVLKELNLKADKEADLKDWKSFLKKFENPKRTVEIALVGKYISLQDSYISIAEAFKHAGADLETEVKVRWVYSGDITEENIGETLKGVNGILVAPGFGDRGIEGKVLTAKYARENKIPMLGICLGMQIMTIEFARNVLGYSKANSMEFDTSTPDPVISIMEEQKNIVDKGGTMRLGAWKCSLKNNSKLSDIYGTKNISERHRHRYEFNSDYLQEFEKNGFLATGTNPETGLVEALEMTDHPFYVGVQYHPEYKSTVATPHPLFRAFIKACEKK, encoded by the coding sequence ATGAGTAAAAAGAATACTAAATACATCTTTGTGACAGGAGGTGTGACTTCGTCTTTGGGAAAAGGAATTGTGTCCGCTTCTTTGGGACTACTGCTAAAATCCAGAGGTTTTAATGTAACAATCCAGAAACTAGATCCTTACATTAATATCGACCCGGGAACCTTAAATCCTTATGAGCACGGAGAATGTTATGTAACTGAAGATGGTGCAGAAACCGATTTGGATTTAGGACACTATGAGCGTTATTTAGATGCTCCAACTTCCCAAAACAACAACGTTACGACAGGAAAAATCTACCAGACTGTAATTGAAAAAGAAAGAAAAGGAGACTTTTTAGGAAAAACAGTTCAGGTGATTCCTCACATTACCAACGAAATTAAACGCAGAATAAAAATCCTTTCTAAGCAGAACTACGATATCATTATTACAGAGATCGGAGGAACAGTAGGGGATATTGAATCTTTACCATACATTGAAACTGTACGCCAGCTGAAATGGGAACTGGGAGAGAATAATTCTATGGTGATCCACCTTACTTTACTGCCTTACCTTGCTTCAAGCGGAGAATTGAAAACAAAGCCGTCTCAGCATTCTGTACGTCAGCTGATGGAAAGCGGAATTATGGCAGATGTTTTAGTCTGCAGAACAGAACATAAAATTCCGAAAGAACAAAGAAGTAAATTAGCCCAGTTCTGTAATGTAGCATTGGAAAATGTGATTGAATGCAAGGATTTAGATACGATCTATGAAGTTCCTATCTATCTTCAAAAACAGAATTTTGATGATGTTGTTTTAAAAGAATTAAATTTAAAAGCAGATAAAGAAGCTGATCTTAAAGACTGGAAGAGTTTCCTTAAGAAATTTGAAAACCCTAAAAGAACAGTAGAAATCGCATTAGTAGGTAAATATATTTCTCTTCAGGATTCTTATATTTCTATCGCTGAAGCTTTCAAACATGCAGGAGCCGATCTGGAAACTGAAGTGAAAGTAAGATGGGTATACAGCGGTGATATTACAGAAGAAAATATCGGTGAAACATTAAAAGGAGTGAACGGAATTCTGGTTGCCCCTGGTTTTGGAGACCGAGGAATTGAAGGAAAAGTACTTACTGCAAAATATGCAAGAGAAAATAAAATTCCAATGCTGGGAATTTGTTTAGGAATGCAGATCATGACGATAGAGTTTGCCAGAAATGTTCTTGGATATTCTAAAGCTAACTCAATGGAGTTTGATACTTCTACCCCTGATCCTGTAATCTCAATAATGGAAGAACAGAAGAATATTGTAGATAAAGGAGGTACCATGCGTCTGGGAGCTTGGAAATGTTCATTAAAAAACAATTCTAAATTATCAGATATTTACGGAACGAAAAATATTTCTGAGAGACACCGCCACCGATACGAATTCAATAGTGATTATTTACAGGAGTTCGAAAAAAACGGCTTCCTGGCAACAGGAACAAATCCTGAAACAGGATTAGTGGAAGCTCTTGAAATGACAGACCACCCGTTTTATGTAGGAGTACAGTATCATCCGGAATATAAAAGTACAGTAGCAACACCACATCCTTTATTCAGAGCTTTTATTAAAGCATGTGAAAAGAAATAA
- a CDS encoding CDP-alcohol phosphatidyltransferase family protein: protein MISVYKLKPKFQQLLTPILLFFNKNKITANQITISSIVLSVIIGLLFWNADSSRWFFLSLPMGLLIRMALNALDGMMARKFNQTSKLGEVLNETGDIISDVIIFFPLLKFQPESLYLIAAFMILSVINEFAGLIGKVVGEERRYEGPMGKSDRALVLGIYGLLLFFGVSITDYSAYIFGILILLLMTSTYTRLKKSLHEA from the coding sequence ATGATTTCTGTATATAAACTAAAACCAAAATTCCAGCAGTTACTTACTCCTATTTTACTTTTTTTTAATAAAAATAAAATTACGGCCAATCAGATCACAATCAGTTCTATTGTACTGTCTGTAATTATTGGTCTGCTATTTTGGAATGCAGATTCTTCAAGATGGTTCTTCCTGAGCCTGCCGATGGGACTTCTTATAAGAATGGCACTCAATGCCCTTGATGGAATGATGGCAAGAAAATTCAACCAGACCAGTAAACTAGGCGAGGTTTTGAATGAGACCGGCGACATCATATCGGATGTCATTATATTTTTTCCTTTGTTAAAATTCCAGCCGGAAAGTTTATACTTGATCGCAGCTTTTATGATCCTGAGTGTTATTAATGAGTTTGCAGGATTAATAGGGAAAGTGGTTGGAGAAGAACGCCGTTATGAAGGTCCGATGGGTAAAAGCGACCGTGCATTGGTGTTAGGTATTTACGGACTTCTTTTATTTTTCGGCGTCAGCATAACTGATTATTCTGCCTATATTTTCGGAATCCTTATTCTGCTGCTTATGACAAGCACTTACACAAGACTTAAGAAATCACTGCATGAAGCCTGA
- a CDS encoding patatin-like phospholipase family protein codes for MNEKFERAVIFSGGGTRLMIYLGMFAALEELNRKPDVLIASCGGAFAAAVINAFPDNESRKQFLKSEEYYRFVSQTALTKHKKLSEIGILSLKKLLDKRNAPYIEDVFKKYLVEMNQDLSLDFPSLKNISFSKEIPTVIIGSEILFLSSETRQKRNGRKLYQKKIFTDPETAKRINIEKIINNSENMKNSAVQEKSEIITTIPILTAARISVSDMFYVAPVLFNGKYYAGGAIDLIPVELAKHLADKIIIEKKQSYNPVEEAFVRAVLGYSGNKRLEEIENQAPGFEIDTINIKQELEGHYVKKGINWKKFEINFSFPKTYQQFVKDMEIQWQYGFQQTIKSIKPSN; via the coding sequence ATGAATGAAAAGTTTGAAAGAGCAGTAATTTTTTCAGGAGGCGGAACAAGATTAATGATCTATCTCGGAATGTTTGCAGCCCTAGAAGAATTGAATAGAAAACCAGATGTTCTCATCGCTTCCTGCGGCGGTGCTTTTGCGGCCGCGGTCATTAATGCATTTCCTGATAACGAATCTCGAAAACAATTTTTAAAATCAGAAGAATATTACCGTTTTGTTTCTCAGACAGCTCTTACAAAACATAAAAAGCTTTCTGAGATAGGAATCTTATCATTGAAAAAGCTTTTAGACAAACGGAATGCACCTTATATTGAAGATGTTTTTAAAAAATATCTGGTAGAGATGAATCAAGATCTATCTCTAGATTTCCCGTCTTTGAAGAACATCTCATTCTCTAAAGAAATTCCTACTGTTATCATAGGCTCTGAAATACTTTTCCTGTCCTCAGAAACAAGACAGAAGCGGAACGGCAGAAAATTGTATCAAAAAAAGATCTTCACCGACCCTGAAACAGCAAAAAGAATCAATATCGAAAAAATAATCAACAATTCTGAGAACATGAAAAACAGTGCTGTTCAGGAAAAATCAGAAATTATCACGACTATTCCTATTCTTACAGCCGCAAGAATTTCCGTTTCAGATATGTTCTATGTCGCTCCTGTTTTATTTAATGGCAAGTATTATGCAGGCGGCGCAATTGATCTGATCCCTGTTGAATTAGCAAAACACCTTGCCGATAAAATCATTATTGAAAAAAAACAGTCATACAATCCTGTTGAAGAAGCTTTTGTACGTGCAGTTTTAGGATACAGCGGGAATAAAAGATTAGAAGAAATTGAAAATCAGGCTCCGGGTTTTGAAATTGACACGATCAATATCAAACAAGAATTGGAGGGGCATTATGTAAAAAAGGGGATTAACTGGAAAAAATTTGAAATCAATTTTTCTTTCCCAAAAACATATCAGCAGTTTGTAAAAGATATGGAAATACAATGGCAGTATGGTTTTCAGCAGACGATAAAAAGTATTAAGCCATCAAATTAA
- a CDS encoding SDR family oxidoreductase, which produces MTIFIAGGTSGIGFSLAKLYLSKGHFVGICGRDKTKVPEHTSSNLKIFEADVCDMSALFLVAQSFLPDNQDLDIFINCTGSYAEDVAGRISYEEAEEMLQTNILGTVNCFETARKIMKGQHNGNIAVIASVSGILEYEKSSLYTKTKRSVIQIADAYRRALEPFGISVTAVAPGYVDTLKLRQLNDNDLSKKPFLMDVETAAITISDAIEKRKKIIIFPTKMKWMMLSLALLPSSLLNMIMFKKAKWMKND; this is translated from the coding sequence ATGACTATTTTCATTGCCGGCGGAACTTCAGGAATCGGTTTTTCCCTCGCAAAACTTTATCTTTCAAAAGGACATTTCGTGGGAATCTGCGGAAGAGATAAAACGAAAGTTCCAGAGCATACTTCCTCGAATTTAAAAATATTTGAAGCAGATGTCTGTGATATGAGTGCTTTATTCTTGGTTGCACAATCTTTTCTTCCTGATAATCAAGATCTTGATATTTTCATCAACTGTACCGGAAGTTATGCAGAAGATGTAGCCGGCAGAATCTCTTATGAAGAGGCAGAAGAAATGCTTCAGACAAACATTTTGGGAACGGTGAACTGTTTTGAAACTGCAAGAAAGATCATGAAAGGGCAGCATAATGGAAATATAGCGGTCATCGCCTCAGTTTCCGGAATTCTGGAATATGAAAAGTCAAGTCTTTATACCAAAACAAAACGGTCCGTTATTCAGATTGCGGACGCTTACCGCCGGGCTCTGGAGCCATTTGGGATTTCTGTAACGGCTGTTGCTCCCGGTTATGTAGATACTTTAAAACTCCGGCAGCTTAATGACAATGACTTAAGCAAAAAACCTTTTCTTATGGATGTTGAAACCGCTGCTATTACCATTTCAGACGCTATTGAAAAGAGAAAAAAAATAATTATTTTTCCGACAAAGATGAAATGGATGATGCTTTCTTTAGCGCTGCTTCCTTCTTCATTATTAAATATGATCATGTTCAAAAAGGCTAAATGGATGAAAAACGACTGA
- a CDS encoding phosphatase PAP2 family protein, with amino-acid sequence MDEKRLTIKQKTASLVLCSAIFILVYNYATWHTSKLDRVPSFVFDFEKWIPFIPWTIIPYMTSGLFFCAVFFFCSNKQQLQVLTKRLLFVTITAGIGFMLFPLKFSLLKPEINNSIFTYPFQFLNTFDSSFNQAPSLHIAYAFIFWTIFKDLKKWRIFSAVWLVLLGASTLTTYQHHFIDVITGVILAHLSFILVPYQKNNFLYRNYHIANFYFLFGYSFFLLSLLSAEYLGVLWLILVWPALVMLFIGYHYQKNEVCFLKDKNGNIPVYKRIFYSPYLLLYWIFWKFLRKNKKPLEIADSIYISSRPDDKDLECFIIDKNTFVYDLSAEMEEAASIKKTASYFSVPFLDIGTLNSNETKKLVSEITEKHKPLPKNGKILIHCTMGYTRSSVIGILVMKKILSLPLDEAVTKMKTLNKNTVIHFYLKDFLKKF; translated from the coding sequence ATGGATGAAAAACGACTGACAATAAAACAAAAAACAGCATCCCTGGTGCTCTGCTCGGCTATATTTATACTGGTTTATAATTATGCGACGTGGCATACATCAAAATTAGACAGGGTACCTTCTTTTGTATTTGATTTTGAAAAATGGATCCCATTTATTCCCTGGACAATTATTCCTTATATGACCAGCGGGTTATTTTTTTGTGCCGTATTTTTCTTTTGTTCAAATAAACAACAGCTTCAAGTTTTAACTAAAAGATTGCTGTTCGTAACGATCACCGCAGGAATAGGTTTCATGCTGTTTCCATTAAAATTTTCTCTTTTAAAACCTGAAATTAACAATTCAATTTTTACTTATCCTTTTCAGTTCTTGAACACATTTGACTCATCTTTTAATCAGGCTCCGTCTTTACATATTGCCTATGCATTCATTTTTTGGACAATTTTTAAAGATTTAAAAAAATGGAGAATTTTCTCAGCGGTATGGCTTGTTTTATTGGGAGCTTCAACATTAACGACATATCAGCATCATTTCATTGATGTTATTACCGGAGTTATTCTAGCCCATCTCAGTTTTATTCTTGTCCCTTATCAGAAAAATAATTTTTTATACAGAAATTATCATATAGCCAATTTCTACTTTCTGTTCGGATATTCTTTCTTTTTACTATCACTATTATCAGCAGAATATCTTGGAGTATTATGGCTGATTTTAGTATGGCCGGCATTGGTCATGCTCTTCATAGGTTATCATTATCAGAAAAATGAGGTCTGCTTCTTAAAAGATAAGAATGGAAATATACCTGTATATAAAAGGATATTTTATTCTCCTTATTTATTATTGTACTGGATATTTTGGAAGTTTTTGAGGAAAAATAAAAAACCTTTAGAAATTGCAGACAGCATTTATATCTCTTCGAGACCTGATGATAAAGATTTAGAATGTTTTATAATTGATAAAAATACTTTTGTTTATGACCTTTCCGCGGAAATGGAAGAAGCTGCTTCAATTAAAAAAACAGCATCCTATTTTTCTGTTCCCTTTTTAGATATTGGAACTTTAAATAGTAATGAAACAAAAAAACTCGTTTCAGAAATCACCGAAAAACATAAGCCCCTTCCAAAGAATGGAAAAATACTTATTCATTGTACAATGGGCTATACAAGGAGCTCTGTAATAGGAATTTTAGTAATGAAAAAAATTCTATCTTTACCACTAGACGAAGCAGTAACCAAAATGAAAACCCTAAATAAGAATACCGTTATTCATTTTTATTTAAAGGATTTTTTGAAAAAATTTTAA
- a CDS encoding bifunctional alpha/beta hydrolase/class I SAM-dependent methyltransferase, with amino-acid sequence MNNGHFKSFDDSEIFYREWNFKPQQKSIIIIHRGHEHSERLNDIAQSTQFSGYNIFAFDLRGHGYTKTPTSSIFMDYVRDIDSFAQFLHSKYEVKISDIFVIANSIGGVAASAWAHDFAPDIAGMALLAPAFKINLIVPLANEMITLGTKLKKGLIIKSYVKSKMLTHDIEQQQAYDSDPLITRSIDAALLIDLADAGKRLVEDAEAIDTPTLILSAEKDHVVFNKEQKIFYDKLDTDLKEYEVLPNFFHGILFDTGKEMVYDKIKAFAEKSFNKNKKQPSLSPDPFSIKEYEDLKNKVGNNLNFKFQKWSLGKIGKISNGMAIGLKYGFDSGASLDYVYKNDPKGKSGFGKMMDKNYLEAIGWRGIRIRKQHLLQLLDQNIQALKKEGRKIKILDIAGGTGNYLFDIKEKYPEAEIVINEFVKANIEIGEKVIKEKKYENIRFTNFDCFDPETYKKLSFEPNITIISGILELFGDNNTASEAIRGAVSISEKNSHIVYTGQPWHPQLKMIAYVLNNHQNEDWIMRRRSQKELDRVMTFNAVQKEKMLIDDFGIFTVSSGKVN; translated from the coding sequence ATGAACAACGGACATTTTAAGAGTTTTGATGACAGTGAAATTTTCTACCGTGAATGGAATTTCAAACCTCAGCAAAAAAGCATTATCATCATTCACCGCGGACATGAACACTCCGAAAGACTGAATGATATAGCACAGTCAACACAATTCTCAGGGTACAATATTTTTGCTTTCGATCTGCGCGGACACGGATATACAAAAACACCAACTTCGTCCATTTTCATGGATTATGTCCGTGATATAGATTCGTTTGCTCAATTCCTGCATTCAAAATATGAGGTAAAGATTTCAGATATTTTTGTAATTGCTAACAGTATCGGCGGCGTAGCGGCTTCAGCATGGGCACATGATTTTGCTCCTGATATTGCAGGGATGGCACTTCTTGCCCCCGCTTTTAAGATCAACTTAATTGTTCCTCTGGCTAATGAAATGATCACTTTAGGAACGAAACTTAAAAAAGGACTGATCATCAAAAGTTATGTAAAGTCAAAAATGCTCACCCATGACATTGAGCAGCAGCAGGCTTATGATTCAGATCCTTTAATCACCAGATCTATTGATGCCGCATTACTGATAGATCTAGCAGATGCTGGAAAACGCCTGGTAGAAGATGCTGAAGCAATTGACACTCCTACTCTTATTTTATCTGCTGAAAAAGATCATGTTGTTTTCAATAAAGAACAGAAAATTTTCTATGATAAACTGGATACTGATTTAAAAGAATACGAAGTACTTCCGAACTTTTTTCACGGAATTTTGTTTGATACCGGAAAGGAAATGGTCTATGACAAGATTAAAGCTTTTGCAGAAAAATCTTTCAATAAAAATAAAAAACAGCCTTCCCTTTCTCCTGACCCTTTCTCAATTAAAGAATATGAAGATCTTAAAAATAAAGTGGGCAACAACCTGAACTTTAAATTTCAGAAATGGTCATTAGGGAAAATAGGAAAAATAAGCAACGGAATGGCAATCGGCCTGAAATATGGTTTTGACTCTGGAGCTTCTTTAGATTATGTTTACAAAAATGATCCAAAAGGAAAATCAGGTTTTGGAAAAATGATGGATAAAAATTATCTTGAAGCCATCGGCTGGAGAGGAATCAGAATCCGGAAACAGCATTTATTACAGCTTCTAGATCAAAATATTCAAGCGCTGAAAAAAGAGGGCAGAAAAATTAAAATTCTGGATATTGCAGGCGGAACAGGAAATTATTTATTTGATATTAAAGAAAAATATCCTGAAGCGGAGATCGTGATCAATGAATTCGTAAAGGCCAATATTGAAATCGGAGAAAAAGTAATTAAAGAGAAAAAATACGAAAATATCCGTTTTACCAACTTCGACTGTTTTGATCCTGAGACGTATAAAAAATTAAGTTTCGAGCCTAACATCACTATTATTTCTGGAATTTTAGAACTTTTTGGAGATAATAACACTGCCAGCGAAGCCATCCGTGGAGCAGTTTCCATATCTGAAAAGAATTCTCATATTGTATACACCGGACAGCCTTGGCATCCGCAGCTGAAAATGATCGCTTATGTACTCAATAACCACCAGAATGAAGACTGGATCATGAGAAGACGTTCCCAGAAGGAACTTGACAGGGTTATGACTTTCAATGCAGTTCAGAAAGAGAAGATGCTGATTGATGATTTTGGAATATTTACGGTCTCTTCCGGGAAAGTAAATTAA
- a CDS encoding cold-shock protein, with amino-acid sequence MQQGTVKFFNDTKGFGFITPSNGGQDVFVHTSGLVDNIRENDVVTFDLQNGNKGVNAVNVRVA; translated from the coding sequence ATGCAACAAGGAACAGTAAAATTCTTTAACGATACCAAAGGATTTGGTTTTATTACCCCTTCAAATGGTGGTCAGGATGTTTTCGTACATACTTCAGGTTTAGTAGACAATATTCGTGAAAACGATGTCGTAACATTCGATTTACAAAACGGTAACAAAGGCGTTAACGCAGTTAATGTACGCGTAGCGTAA
- a CDS encoding cold-shock protein gives MQQGTVKFFNDTKGFGFISPSNGGQDVFVHTSGLIDNIRENDVVTFDLQNGNKGVNAVNVRVA, from the coding sequence ATGCAACAAGGAACAGTAAAATTCTTTAACGATACCAAAGGATTTGGTTTTATTTCACCTTCAAATGGTGGTCAGGATGTTTTCGTACATACTTCAGGTTTAATAGATAATATCCGTGAAAACGATGTCGTAACATTCGATTTACAAAATGGCAACAAGGGCGTTAACGCAGTTAACGTTAGAGTAGCTTAA
- a CDS encoding ketoacyl-ACP synthase III, translating to MTSKIIGVGNYIPLEIIDNLFFNENLFFDENGRKLKQNNAVIAEKLKEITGIEERRYASKELVTSDLGLIAAKAAIQSSMINPETLDYIIFAHNFGDVPYGETQSDAVPSLASRVKHQLGIKNNYCVAYDVIFGCPGWIEGVIQGNAFIKAGIAKTCLVIGAETLSRVADIHDRDSMIYADGAGAVVLQAAEGDAGIKSHVSASHTFKEKDYLYFGRSYNFGNLSDTKFIKMTGRKIYEFALLHVPEAMKKCLDESGYKINELSKIIIHQANEKMDEEIVKRFYKLYNTPVPKDIMPMIISKLGNSSVATVPTLLSMILNNELQDHNIKEKDIVLFASVGAGMNINALVYKF from the coding sequence ATGACAAGTAAAATAATTGGTGTTGGAAATTATATACCCTTAGAGATTATTGATAATTTATTTTTTAATGAAAATCTTTTTTTTGATGAAAACGGCAGGAAATTGAAGCAGAATAATGCAGTAATTGCCGAGAAGCTAAAAGAGATTACAGGTATTGAAGAAAGACGGTATGCATCTAAGGAGTTAGTTACTTCAGATTTAGGTCTTATTGCAGCAAAAGCCGCGATACAAAGTTCTATGATTAATCCTGAGACATTAGATTATATAATATTTGCTCATAATTTTGGAGATGTTCCTTACGGTGAAACTCAATCTGATGCTGTTCCCAGTTTAGCATCAAGAGTTAAACATCAATTGGGAATTAAAAATAATTACTGTGTTGCTTATGATGTGATATTTGGATGTCCTGGTTGGATTGAAGGGGTAATACAAGGCAATGCATTTATTAAAGCCGGTATTGCTAAAACCTGTTTGGTTATAGGAGCAGAAACTTTATCCCGTGTAGCTGATATTCATGACCGGGACAGCATGATTTATGCAGATGGTGCGGGGGCAGTAGTTCTCCAGGCAGCAGAGGGGGATGCCGGTATCAAATCACATGTTTCGGCTTCTCATACTTTCAAAGAGAAGGATTATCTTTATTTTGGGAGATCCTATAATTTTGGAAATTTATCGGATACGAAATTTATTAAGATGACCGGGAGAAAAATATATGAATTTGCTCTTTTGCACGTACCGGAAGCGATGAAAAAATGTCTTGACGAAAGCGGATATAAGATAAATGAATTAAGCAAAATTATTATTCATCAGGCTAATGAGAAAATGGATGAAGAAATCGTAAAGCGTTTTTACAAATTATACAATACACCAGTTCCTAAAGATATTATGCCTATGATCATAAGTAAACTTGGAAACAGCAGTGTTGCAACAGTACCAACGCTGCTTTCAATGATTTTAAATAATGAACTTCAAGATCATAATATAAAAGAGAAGGATATCGTATTATTTGCTTCTGTTGGAGCAGGTATGAATATAAATGCTTTGGTATATAAATTTTAA